A section of the Papio anubis isolate 15944 chromosome 4, Panubis1.0, whole genome shotgun sequence genome encodes:
- the DUS4L gene encoding tRNA-dihydrouridine(20a/20b) synthase [NAD(P)+]-like isoform X1, with the protein MHFILITPQIRNKSVLMKSDCMQTTIYQERKKDPIEMFHSGQLVKVCAPMVRYSKLAFRTLVRKYSCDLCYTPMIVAADFVKSIKARDSEFTTNQGDCPLIVQFAANDARLLSDAARIVCPYANGIDINCGCPQRWAMAEGYGACLINKPELVRDMVKQVRNQVETPGFSVSIKIRIHDDLKRTVDLCRKAEATGVSWITVHGRTAEERHQPVHYDSIKIIKENMSIPVIANGDIRSLKEAENVWQITGTDGVMVARGLLANPAMFAGYEETPLKCIWDWVDIALELGTPYMCFHQHLMYMMEKITSRQEKRVFNALSSTSAIIDYLTDHYGI; encoded by the exons ATGCATTTCATACTCATAACACCTCAG ATTCGAAACAAATCTGTATTAATGAAGAGTGACTGCATGCAGACCACAAtatatcaagaaagaaaaaaagatcccATAGAAATGTTTCATTCTGGACAGCTGGTAAAAGTCTGTGCCCCAATGGTTCGATATTCAAA GTTGGCTTTTAGGACACTAGTAAGAAAATACAGTTGTGATCTGTGTTATACACCAATGATAGTTGCCGCTGATTTTGTCAAATCTATAAAAGCCAGAGACAGTGAATTTACCACAAACCAAG GTGATTGCCCATTGATTGTTCAGTTTGCTGCTAACGATGCAAGACTTTTATCTGATGCTGCTCGTATAGTCTGTCCTTATGCGAATGGAATAGACATTAACTGTGGTTGCCCTCAGAG GTGGGCAATGGCAGAAGGTTATGGGGCTTGCTTAATAAACAAGCCAGAGCTTGTTCGAGATATGGTGAAACAAGTAAGAAATCAGGTGGAAACCCCTGGATTTTcagtttctattaaaataag GATCCATGATGACCTTAAAAGAACGGTAGATCTTTGTCGAAAGGCTGAAGCAACAGGAGTTTCATGGATTACAGTCCATGGAAGAACTGCTGAAGAAAGACATCAGCCAGTGCACTACGattccattaaaataattaaggaaaatatGTCTATACCTGTGATTGCTAATGGAGACATCAGAAGCTTAAAGGAAGCAGAAAATGTGTGGCAGATTACTGGGACAGATG GTGTGATGGTTGCAAGAGGACTCTTAGCAAACCCGGCCATGTTTGCTGGATATGAGGAAACCCCACTGAAATGCATCTGGGACTGGGTTGATATTGCTCTTGAACTTGGGACTCCTTACATGTGTTTCCATCAACATTTAATGTACATGATGGAAAAGATAACTTCAAGGCAGGAAAAAAGGGTATTTAATGCTCTGTCAAGCACCTCAGCAATCATAGATTACCTTACAGACCATTATGGCATTTGA
- the DUS4L gene encoding tRNA-dihydrouridine(20a/20b) synthase [NAD(P)+]-like isoform X3, with translation MKSDCMQTTIYQERKKDPIEMFHSGQLVKVCAPMVRYSKLAFRTLVRKYSCDLCYTPMIVAADFVKSIKARDSEFTTNQGDCPLIVQFAANDARLLSDAARIVCPYANGIDINCGCPQRWAMAEGYGACLINKPELVRDMVKQVRNQVETPGFSVSIKIRIHDDLKRTVDLCRKAEATGVSWITVHGRTAEERHQPVHYDSIKIIKENMSIPVIANGDIRSLKEAENVWQITGTDGVMVARGLLANPAMFAGYEETPLKCIWDWVDIALELGTPYMCFHQHLMYMMEKITSRQEKRVFNALSSTSAIIDYLTDHYGI, from the exons ATGAAGAGTGACTGCATGCAGACCACAAtatatcaagaaagaaaaaaagatcccATAGAAATGTTTCATTCTGGACAGCTGGTAAAAGTCTGTGCCCCAATGGTTCGATATTCAAA GTTGGCTTTTAGGACACTAGTAAGAAAATACAGTTGTGATCTGTGTTATACACCAATGATAGTTGCCGCTGATTTTGTCAAATCTATAAAAGCCAGAGACAGTGAATTTACCACAAACCAAG GTGATTGCCCATTGATTGTTCAGTTTGCTGCTAACGATGCAAGACTTTTATCTGATGCTGCTCGTATAGTCTGTCCTTATGCGAATGGAATAGACATTAACTGTGGTTGCCCTCAGAG GTGGGCAATGGCAGAAGGTTATGGGGCTTGCTTAATAAACAAGCCAGAGCTTGTTCGAGATATGGTGAAACAAGTAAGAAATCAGGTGGAAACCCCTGGATTTTcagtttctattaaaataag GATCCATGATGACCTTAAAAGAACGGTAGATCTTTGTCGAAAGGCTGAAGCAACAGGAGTTTCATGGATTACAGTCCATGGAAGAACTGCTGAAGAAAGACATCAGCCAGTGCACTACGattccattaaaataattaaggaaaatatGTCTATACCTGTGATTGCTAATGGAGACATCAGAAGCTTAAAGGAAGCAGAAAATGTGTGGCAGATTACTGGGACAGATG GTGTGATGGTTGCAAGAGGACTCTTAGCAAACCCGGCCATGTTTGCTGGATATGAGGAAACCCCACTGAAATGCATCTGGGACTGGGTTGATATTGCTCTTGAACTTGGGACTCCTTACATGTGTTTCCATCAACATTTAATGTACATGATGGAAAAGATAACTTCAAGGCAGGAAAAAAGGGTATTTAATGCTCTGTCAAGCACCTCAGCAATCATAGATTACCTTACAGACCATTATGGCATTTGA
- the DUS4L gene encoding tRNA-dihydrouridine(20a/20b) synthase [NAD(P)+]-like isoform X2 has protein sequence MKSNQHCEMIRNKSVLMKSDCMQTTIYQERKKDPIEMFHSGQLVKVCAPMVRYSKLAFRTLVRKYSCDLCYTPMIVAADFVKSIKARDSEFTTNQGDCPLIVQFAANDARLLSDAARIVCPYANGIDINCGCPQRWAMAEGYGACLINKPELVRDMVKQVRNQVETPGFSVSIKIRIHDDLKRTVDLCRKAEATGVSWITVHGRTAEERHQPVHYDSIKIIKENMSIPVIANGDIRSLKEAENVWQITGTDGVMVARGLLANPAMFAGYEETPLKCIWDWVDIALELGTPYMCFHQHLMYMMEKITSRQEKRVFNALSSTSAIIDYLTDHYGI, from the exons ATGAAAAGTAACCAACACTGTGAAATG ATTCGAAACAAATCTGTATTAATGAAGAGTGACTGCATGCAGACCACAAtatatcaagaaagaaaaaaagatcccATAGAAATGTTTCATTCTGGACAGCTGGTAAAAGTCTGTGCCCCAATGGTTCGATATTCAAA GTTGGCTTTTAGGACACTAGTAAGAAAATACAGTTGTGATCTGTGTTATACACCAATGATAGTTGCCGCTGATTTTGTCAAATCTATAAAAGCCAGAGACAGTGAATTTACCACAAACCAAG GTGATTGCCCATTGATTGTTCAGTTTGCTGCTAACGATGCAAGACTTTTATCTGATGCTGCTCGTATAGTCTGTCCTTATGCGAATGGAATAGACATTAACTGTGGTTGCCCTCAGAG GTGGGCAATGGCAGAAGGTTATGGGGCTTGCTTAATAAACAAGCCAGAGCTTGTTCGAGATATGGTGAAACAAGTAAGAAATCAGGTGGAAACCCCTGGATTTTcagtttctattaaaataag GATCCATGATGACCTTAAAAGAACGGTAGATCTTTGTCGAAAGGCTGAAGCAACAGGAGTTTCATGGATTACAGTCCATGGAAGAACTGCTGAAGAAAGACATCAGCCAGTGCACTACGattccattaaaataattaaggaaaatatGTCTATACCTGTGATTGCTAATGGAGACATCAGAAGCTTAAAGGAAGCAGAAAATGTGTGGCAGATTACTGGGACAGATG GTGTGATGGTTGCAAGAGGACTCTTAGCAAACCCGGCCATGTTTGCTGGATATGAGGAAACCCCACTGAAATGCATCTGGGACTGGGTTGATATTGCTCTTGAACTTGGGACTCCTTACATGTGTTTCCATCAACATTTAATGTACATGATGGAAAAGATAACTTCAAGGCAGGAAAAAAGGGTATTTAATGCTCTGTCAAGCACCTCAGCAATCATAGATTACCTTACAGACCATTATGGCATTTGA